One segment of Amycolatopsis alba DSM 44262 DNA contains the following:
- a CDS encoding MBL fold metallo-hydrolase: MRIVHFGHACTLLETEGARILIDPGTFSAGFEGERELDAILITHQHFDHLDVERLPALLEANPGAQLIVDPGSADTVRKIGAEFQIASPGDSFGIGSSGVNVVGGEHAVIHEDIPAIPNVGYIVDHGAFYHPGDSFFVPEQKIDVLGLPTGAPWLKAGEAVDYLRAVSPRLAVPIHEAVLARPQMHYGLFANLAPEGTEVKVLDVGEPVKL, translated from the coding sequence ATGCGTATTGTCCACTTTGGACACGCTTGCACACTTCTGGAGACCGAGGGCGCGCGGATCCTGATCGACCCCGGCACCTTCTCGGCTGGTTTCGAGGGCGAGCGTGAACTGGACGCCATCCTGATCACCCACCAGCACTTCGACCACCTCGACGTCGAACGGCTGCCCGCGCTGCTGGAAGCGAACCCCGGCGCGCAGCTGATCGTCGATCCGGGCTCGGCCGACACCGTGCGGAAGATCGGCGCCGAGTTCCAGATCGCGAGCCCCGGCGACTCCTTCGGCATCGGGTCCAGCGGCGTCAACGTCGTCGGCGGTGAGCACGCCGTGATCCACGAGGACATCCCGGCGATCCCGAACGTCGGGTACATCGTCGATCACGGCGCGTTCTACCACCCCGGTGACTCGTTCTTCGTGCCGGAACAGAAGATCGACGTCCTCGGCCTGCCCACTGGCGCCCCGTGGCTCAAGGCCGGCGAAGCGGTCGACTACCTGCGCGCCGTGTCGCCGCGCCTCGCCGTCCCGATCCACGAAGCCGTCCTCGCGCGGCCGCAGATGCACTACGGCCTGTTCGCCAACCTCGCTCCGGAAGGCACCGAGGTGAAGGTGCTCGATGTCGGGGAGCCGGTCAAGCTTTAG
- a CDS encoding ArsR/SmtB family transcription factor, producing the protein MIELVLTAESANRVRFGISPLDETMGAMQTLLGRRGHPSHLPWLREAAAKLPDLPIDGFAKVMSARHYITDFLSPPPSGPETTASAQLAEIRRTPPDQVARELSKVDAELSGLPADPAEARNLLAAQMEIAWTELVEPHWPRMRRFLVADIEERSRRLAAGGIALVLEDIHPRVRLVDDVLVIEMKERGRFRLDRRGLLLIPGVFAWPSVGVITMKPWQPSLLYPARGVAELWSDPERPADALAGVLGRTKASLLTTLNEPASTTELARRLGFSAPTVSRHLTAMRAAGLLDTRRRGREVRYLRTELGDALLRA; encoded by the coding sequence ATGATCGAGCTGGTCCTGACCGCCGAGAGCGCCAACCGGGTCCGCTTCGGCATCTCCCCGCTCGACGAGACCATGGGCGCGATGCAGACCCTGCTCGGACGGCGCGGGCATCCGAGTCATCTGCCGTGGCTGCGCGAGGCCGCCGCGAAACTGCCGGACCTGCCCATCGACGGCTTCGCCAAGGTGATGAGCGCGCGGCACTACATCACCGACTTCCTCAGCCCGCCGCCGAGCGGGCCGGAGACCACCGCGTCCGCCCAGCTCGCCGAAATCCGCCGGACACCGCCGGACCAGGTCGCCCGCGAACTGTCCAAAGTGGATGCAGAGCTGAGCGGGCTCCCGGCGGACCCGGCCGAGGCGAGGAATCTGCTGGCGGCTCAGATGGAGATCGCCTGGACCGAACTGGTCGAACCGCACTGGCCGCGGATGCGCCGTTTCCTCGTCGCCGACATCGAGGAACGTTCACGGCGGCTGGCCGCCGGCGGCATCGCGCTGGTACTGGAGGACATCCACCCGCGGGTGCGGCTCGTCGACGACGTCCTGGTGATCGAGATGAAGGAACGCGGCCGCTTCCGCCTCGACCGGCGCGGGCTCCTGCTGATCCCCGGCGTCTTCGCGTGGCCGTCGGTCGGGGTGATCACGATGAAGCCGTGGCAGCCTTCGCTGCTCTATCCGGCCCGCGGCGTCGCCGAACTCTGGTCGGATCCCGAACGCCCGGCCGACGCGCTCGCCGGGGTGCTCGGCCGGACGAAGGCCTCACTGCTCACGACGCTCAACGAGCCCGCGAGCACCACCGAGCTGGCACGCAGGCTCGGCTTCTCCGCGCCGACGGTCTCGCGGCATTTGACCGCGATGCGCGCGGCGGGCCTGCTCGACACGCGGCGACGCGGCCGCGAGGTGCGTTACCTGCGCACCGAACTTGGCGACGCCCTGCTCCGGGCATAG
- a CDS encoding amino acid ABC transporter permease, with protein MNDFFNTFLKWEYIWEVFPDLLGTGLLNTLILSAFSALIGTVLGMLLATMGLSSKAWLRWPARVYTDIFRGLPAILTILVIGQGGGILIPSLSRNPYPLGILALSLIAAAYIGEIFRAGIQSVEKGQMEASRALGMSYTKAMALVVIPQGVRRVLPALVNQFIALVKDSSLVYFLGFLAEQRDLFRIGQDLAANTGNLSPLVAAGVVYLVITVPLTHLVNFIDKKLRTGKKVQADDDGGDLEVLNAGKVPMS; from the coding sequence GTGAACGACTTCTTCAACACCTTCCTGAAGTGGGAGTACATCTGGGAGGTCTTCCCCGACCTCCTCGGGACGGGCCTGCTGAACACGCTGATCCTGTCGGCGTTCTCGGCGCTGATCGGCACCGTGCTCGGCATGCTGCTGGCCACGATGGGACTGTCCAGCAAGGCGTGGCTTCGCTGGCCTGCCAGGGTGTACACCGACATCTTCCGCGGCCTGCCCGCGATCCTGACCATCCTGGTGATCGGCCAGGGCGGTGGCATCCTCATCCCGTCGCTGTCGCGGAATCCTTATCCGCTGGGCATCCTGGCGCTGAGCCTGATCGCCGCCGCGTACATCGGCGAGATCTTCCGCGCCGGTATCCAGAGCGTCGAAAAAGGACAGATGGAGGCCAGCCGCGCGCTGGGCATGAGCTACACCAAGGCGATGGCGCTCGTCGTCATCCCGCAGGGGGTGCGGCGGGTGCTGCCCGCGCTGGTGAACCAGTTCATCGCGCTGGTCAAGGACTCGAGCCTGGTGTACTTCCTCGGCTTCCTCGCCGAGCAGCGCGACCTGTTCCGCATCGGGCAGGACCTCGCGGCCAACACCGGGAACCTGTCGCCGCTGGTCGCGGCCGGGGTCGTCTACCTGGTGATCACCGTCCCGCTGACGCATCTGGTGAACTTCATCGACAAGAAGCTGCGCACCGGCAAGAAGGTCCAGGCCGACGACGACGGCGGCGACTTGGAAGTGCTGAACGCCGGAAAGGTGCCGATGTCATGA
- a CDS encoding SAM hydrolase/SAM-dependent halogenase family protein codes for MPIHCVSFTTDYGLCDGFVAACHGVIARIAPSVRVIDVTHGIPPQQVRTGAEVLAQTVPYLPDGVHLAVVDPGVGTARRGVVVVTERGTLVGPDNGLLIPAAETLTGVIAAYELAAPEYRLPVTSSTFHGRDVFAPAAAHLALGVAPEEFGPRVDDLVRLPDPFVAVFPGKLVAEVLTVDHFGNVQLAASPADLELAGLSGTVSVSSEHVLVKALVGDTFGTVPPGWNVLYTDSAGKLAVAVNGGSASAVLGLGPAQECTITSSPTVS; via the coding sequence ATGCCGATCCACTGCGTTTCGTTCACGACCGACTACGGGCTGTGCGACGGATTCGTGGCCGCGTGCCACGGGGTGATCGCGCGGATCGCGCCGTCCGTCCGGGTGATCGACGTGACCCACGGGATCCCTCCGCAGCAGGTCAGGACCGGCGCCGAGGTGCTCGCCCAGACCGTGCCGTATCTGCCGGATGGCGTCCATCTCGCCGTCGTCGACCCCGGCGTCGGCACGGCGCGGCGCGGCGTCGTGGTGGTCACGGAACGCGGAACGCTCGTCGGCCCGGACAACGGACTCCTCATTCCCGCGGCCGAAACACTCACCGGGGTGATAGCGGCGTACGAACTGGCGGCCCCGGAGTACCGCCTTCCGGTGACGTCGTCGACGTTCCACGGCCGCGACGTCTTCGCCCCCGCGGCGGCGCATCTCGCGCTCGGCGTCGCCCCCGAGGAATTCGGGCCGCGGGTCGACGACCTCGTGCGCCTGCCGGACCCGTTCGTCGCGGTGTTCCCCGGCAAGCTGGTGGCCGAAGTGCTCACGGTCGACCACTTCGGCAACGTCCAGCTGGCCGCGAGCCCCGCCGACCTCGAACTGGCGGGACTGTCCGGCACGGTCTCGGTCAGCAGCGAGCACGTCCTGGTGAAAGCGCTGGTCGGCGACACCTTCGGCACGGTGCCGCCGGGCTGGAACGTGCTCTACACCGATTCCGCGGGCAAGCTCGCGGTCGCCGTGAACGGCGGTTCGGCCTCCGCCGTGCTCGGGCTGGGACCCGCCCAGGAGTGCACGATCACGTCGTCACCGACGGTCAGCTGA
- a CDS encoding MOSC domain-containing protein, with protein MARVAKLVYYPVKGCAGTSVDTADVTPAGLRFDRAWMVVSPEGEFRSQRKHPVMAAIGAEVTDDGARLRLTAPGVEDLLVETVPDGPRHPAATFTWQGKGIHQGDEAAEWFSDVLGLPSVFVGLAPEHERVTNGEIPGTAAFADAHAILLTSESSLDGLNERIASRGAEAVPMDRFRPNIVVAGWPEPHREDDVRALTVGGLELGYAKVCIRCTVPMVDQETGKKAGPEPIRSLADYRREPEGGVSFGIKMAVTGPGQLTVGDDVIVHSWAGPSPSTAEAEPPFTATASLPAESV; from the coding sequence ATGGCGAGAGTCGCGAAGCTGGTCTATTACCCGGTCAAGGGCTGCGCGGGGACGTCGGTCGACACGGCCGACGTCACCCCGGCCGGCCTGAGGTTCGACCGTGCCTGGATGGTCGTGTCCCCGGAGGGCGAGTTCCGCAGCCAGCGCAAACATCCGGTGATGGCCGCGATCGGGGCCGAAGTGACCGACGACGGCGCCCGCCTGCGCCTCACCGCTCCCGGCGTCGAGGATCTCCTGGTCGAGACCGTGCCGGACGGGCCGCGGCATCCCGCGGCGACGTTCACCTGGCAGGGCAAGGGCATCCATCAGGGCGACGAGGCCGCCGAGTGGTTTTCCGACGTCCTCGGCCTGCCGTCGGTGTTCGTCGGCCTCGCGCCGGAGCACGAGCGCGTCACCAACGGCGAGATCCCCGGTACCGCGGCCTTCGCCGACGCGCACGCGATCCTGCTCACCTCCGAGTCCTCTTTGGACGGTCTGAACGAACGCATCGCTTCGCGCGGCGCCGAAGCCGTGCCGATGGACCGCTTCCGGCCCAACATCGTCGTCGCGGGCTGGCCGGAGCCGCATCGCGAGGACGACGTCCGCGCGCTCACCGTCGGCGGCCTGGAGCTGGGTTACGCGAAGGTCTGCATCCGCTGCACGGTGCCGATGGTCGATCAGGAGACCGGCAAGAAGGCGGGTCCCGAGCCGATCCGGTCGCTCGCCGACTACCGGCGCGAACCCGAGGGCGGGGTCTCGTTCGGGATCAAGATGGCGGTGACCGGGCCGGGTCAGCTGACCGTCGGTGACGACGTGATCGTGCACTCCTGGGCGGGTCCCAGCCCGAGCACGGCGGAGGCCGAACCGCCGTTCACGGCGACCGCGAGCTTGCCCGCGGAATCGGTGTAG
- a CDS encoding TetR/AcrR family transcriptional regulator gives MTDDADRSDAQATLLRLWRRSERPTRGRPSVLDIDSVVAAAVALADREGVANVTLANVAKDLGVTKMSLYRHIGSKAELLELMADFAIGDPPRVESTGDWRAELTILAEANRAVLMSHPWLVELPLSGPPAGPHGVAWMDAILRTLRDTGLDWGTRGGVLVLISGYVRLACAQAIQLAEGRKDSGLSQAQAEQAYGKGLAELIDPERFPDAAGFLTSLGAPDQAEDPDFGFGLNVVLDGVAALIDAN, from the coding sequence ATGACCGACGACGCCGACCGGAGCGACGCACAGGCGACGTTGCTGCGGCTCTGGCGTCGTTCGGAACGCCCGACGCGCGGCAGGCCGTCGGTGCTCGACATCGACAGCGTCGTGGCGGCCGCGGTGGCCCTCGCCGATCGCGAAGGCGTCGCGAACGTGACACTGGCGAACGTGGCGAAGGACCTGGGCGTCACGAAGATGTCGCTGTACCGCCACATCGGCTCGAAGGCGGAACTGCTGGAGCTGATGGCCGATTTCGCCATCGGTGACCCGCCGCGGGTGGAGTCCACCGGTGACTGGCGGGCCGAACTGACCATCTTGGCCGAGGCCAACCGCGCGGTGCTGATGAGCCATCCGTGGCTGGTCGAGCTGCCGTTGTCCGGTCCGCCCGCCGGTCCGCACGGGGTCGCCTGGATGGACGCGATCCTGCGCACGCTGCGCGACACCGGTCTCGACTGGGGCACCAGGGGCGGGGTGCTCGTGCTGATCAGCGGCTATGTCCGCCTCGCGTGCGCGCAGGCCATCCAGCTCGCCGAGGGCAGGAAGGACAGCGGGCTGAGCCAGGCGCAGGCCGAACAGGCCTATGGCAAGGGGCTCGCCGAGCTGATCGACCCCGAGCGTTTCCCCGACGCGGCGGGCTTCCTGACCTCCCTGGGCGCTCCCGACCAGGCCGAAGATCCCGATTTCGGCTTCGGCCTCAACGTCGTCCTCGACGGCGTCGCCGCCCTCATCGACGCGAACTGA
- a CDS encoding DUF2334 domain-containing protein, whose product MRTVDARLLVSLSGVTTRTLHRCADLAAELDRRKVPLSVLYAARTGEGPVTEWVRTRRAHGDSVLLHGYDHRITPTHRAVHLGKRAEFAALPAHEARLRLIAAKAALDANGMAVDGFAPPRWIASEGTVQALREHGFRLCADLVSVRDLVSGEVRRARVQEFGGPSHRTETVRCFALVLAAARAARRGGLVRLGIDAADLARPGLRQAFLDAVDVSLENRAFGTTYGSLSRPRSLQLD is encoded by the coding sequence ATGAGGACCGTGGACGCACGTTTGCTGGTTTCCCTGTCCGGCGTGACCACCCGGACGTTGCACCGCTGTGCCGACCTCGCGGCCGAGCTCGACAGGCGCAAGGTCCCGTTGTCCGTGCTCTACGCCGCCCGCACCGGCGAGGGCCCGGTGACCGAGTGGGTCCGGACCCGCCGCGCACATGGCGATTCCGTCCTCCTGCACGGTTACGACCACCGGATCACTCCCACGCACCGCGCCGTCCACCTGGGCAAACGCGCGGAGTTCGCGGCTCTCCCCGCGCATGAGGCGCGGCTGCGGCTGATCGCGGCGAAGGCGGCGCTCGACGCCAACGGCATGGCCGTCGACGGGTTCGCGCCGCCGCGCTGGATCGCGTCGGAGGGCACCGTGCAGGCCCTGCGCGAGCACGGGTTCAGGCTGTGCGCGGACCTGGTCTCGGTGCGGGACCTGGTGTCCGGTGAGGTCCGGCGCGCCAGGGTGCAGGAGTTCGGCGGCCCGTCGCACCGGACGGAGACCGTCCGGTGTTTCGCGCTGGTGCTGGCCGCCGCCAGGGCCGCGCGCCGCGGCGGGCTTGTCCGGCTCGGCATCGACGCCGCGGACCTCGCCCGGCCGGGGCTGCGGCAGGCGTTCCTCGACGCCGTCGACGTCTCGCTGGAGAACCGCGCTTTCGGGACCACCTACGGCTCGCTCTCGCGGCCGCGGTCGCTGCAACTAGATTGA
- a CDS encoding ABC transporter substrate-binding protein, whose amino-acid sequence MKKSLAAALGAALLAVLAACGGGEDAGAGTLRVGTLSDSKPNAYQENGVFTGFDNELLKAIAANQNLKLEFVSTEFATLLSQVATGRFDIGSSAISQTDERRKTVDFSVPYNYQSLGIEAREGTGITDENSLAGKRIGVVQGTVSDSWLVANAPTAQAVRFPQDAATLAALKTGAIDGAIFDQATAEDYAAKNPDAKLKVVKAITTTIPHGFAVKKGNAELAGKINAGLKAVIADGTWERVHQRFEPNAPVPAEFKAGKR is encoded by the coding sequence ATGAAGAAGTCACTCGCCGCCGCCCTCGGCGCTGCCCTGCTGGCTGTGCTGGCGGCGTGCGGCGGCGGTGAGGACGCCGGCGCGGGCACACTGCGCGTCGGCACCCTCAGCGACTCGAAACCCAACGCGTATCAGGAAAACGGCGTGTTCACCGGGTTCGACAACGAGCTGCTGAAGGCCATCGCCGCGAACCAGAACCTGAAACTCGAGTTCGTCTCCACCGAGTTCGCGACGCTGCTGAGCCAGGTCGCCACCGGCAGGTTCGACATCGGCAGCTCCGCGATCTCCCAGACCGACGAGCGCCGCAAGACCGTCGACTTCTCCGTGCCGTACAACTACCAGTCGCTCGGCATCGAGGCCCGCGAGGGCACCGGCATCACCGACGAGAACTCCTTGGCGGGCAAGCGGATCGGGGTCGTGCAGGGCACGGTGTCGGACAGCTGGCTGGTGGCCAACGCGCCCACCGCGCAGGCCGTGCGGTTCCCGCAGGACGCCGCCACGCTCGCCGCGCTCAAGACCGGCGCGATCGACGGCGCGATCTTCGACCAGGCGACCGCCGAGGACTACGCGGCGAAGAACCCGGACGCGAAACTCAAGGTGGTCAAGGCGATCACCACGACCATCCCGCACGGTTTCGCGGTCAAGAAGGGCAACGCCGAGCTGGCTGGCAAGATCAACGCCGGGCTCAAGGCGGTCATCGCCGACGGGACCTGGGAAAGGGTGCACCAGCGCTTCGAGCCGAACGCGCCGGTGCCCGCGGAATTCAAGGCCGGGAAGCGGTAA
- a CDS encoding MFS transporter codes for MTLLRNSGYWRWSAGVQLNRLPATMAPLAFTVLTTATTGSYRLGGIMMAVFVGAEMAGAVPTGRLLDRVGPARGLVVLLPLVAAGLFLLAAVASAGAPDLVLLALAIPPGLVAGGLNGGFRTLLAATVTEDELPRAVSVDAMILEGVIVGGPLLVALLATSGPAVPVLAMAVVALLAALLVPRRTGTRDPQRTVERQSIPVAACVPWLAGLFTVGLLLSAIEVGLLPLVQRLGAPDSATAIVIVVLCAASVTGSALYAARGKVGDPRLFLAGFVLGGVVVSAGSGWAGLLGGVTLIGLCTGPLMAVSSVNLQKLLPERRRSEGFSLAFTVQASGFGLGSLAIGVLPVWLCPLLGVGAAMVAGALQLRTTVTTGDVPGVPAGQES; via the coding sequence ATGACCTTGCTGCGTAATTCCGGGTATTGGCGCTGGTCGGCGGGGGTACAGCTGAACCGGCTGCCCGCGACGATGGCACCGCTGGCCTTCACCGTGCTGACCACCGCGACGACCGGTTCGTACCGGCTCGGCGGAATCATGATGGCCGTCTTCGTCGGTGCCGAGATGGCAGGCGCCGTGCCGACCGGGCGGCTGCTCGACCGCGTCGGACCGGCACGGGGTCTCGTCGTGCTGTTGCCGCTGGTCGCCGCCGGACTGTTCCTGCTGGCCGCCGTCGCTTCCGCCGGTGCCCCGGATCTGGTGCTGCTCGCGTTGGCGATCCCGCCGGGCCTGGTCGCGGGCGGGCTCAACGGTGGTTTCCGGACGCTGCTCGCCGCAACGGTGACCGAAGACGAGCTGCCCCGTGCCGTTTCGGTCGACGCGATGATCCTCGAAGGCGTCATCGTCGGCGGCCCGCTGCTGGTGGCGCTCCTGGCGACGTCCGGCCCGGCCGTCCCGGTCCTCGCGATGGCCGTCGTCGCCCTGCTCGCGGCCCTGCTCGTACCGCGGCGGACCGGCACCCGCGATCCACAAAGGACGGTCGAGCGGCAGTCGATCCCGGTCGCGGCCTGTGTTCCCTGGCTGGCGGGTTTGTTCACCGTCGGCCTGCTGCTGTCGGCCATCGAGGTCGGCCTGCTGCCGCTCGTGCAGCGCCTCGGCGCACCCGATTCGGCGACGGCGATCGTCATCGTCGTGCTGTGCGCCGCCAGCGTCACCGGGAGCGCGCTGTACGCGGCGCGGGGGAAAGTCGGCGATCCGCGGCTGTTCCTGGCGGGCTTCGTCCTCGGCGGGGTCGTGGTTTCGGCCGGATCCGGCTGGGCCGGGCTGCTCGGCGGGGTCACGCTGATCGGGCTCTGCACCGGCCCGCTGATGGCCGTTTCGTCGGTCAACCTGCAGAAACTGCTGCCGGAACGCCGCCGGTCGGAGGGCTTCTCGCTCGCTTTCACCGTGCAGGCTTCGGGGTTCGGGCTGGGCTCGCTGGCGATCGGGGTGCTGCCGGTGTGGCTGTGC
- a CDS encoding phosphoribosylaminoimidazolesuccinocarboxamide synthase, which yields MTTLEYPKIAAGKVRELYAVDDEHLLLVTSDRISAYDVIFNTPIPDKGRVLTAMSVFWFSQLSDVLPNHLVSYDDERIPAEVRGRALLVRKLAMLPFEAVARGYLTGTGLADYRATGTVCGVELPPGLTESAKLPEPIFTPATKADHGSHDENIAFSDVVGQLGRERAEEVREATLAVYRRGAEFAAERGILLADTKLEFGIDPDGNLVLADEVLTPDSSRYWPAAGRTPDSPLPSFDKQPLRDWLTGPASGWHRLERPEPPPLPDEIVTATRARYIDAYERITGCSLDDWPS from the coding sequence GTGACGACGCTCGAATACCCGAAGATCGCCGCCGGCAAGGTCCGTGAGCTCTACGCCGTCGATGACGAGCATCTGCTGCTCGTCACTTCGGACAGGATCTCGGCCTACGACGTCATCTTCAACACCCCCATCCCGGACAAGGGTCGGGTGCTCACCGCGATGAGCGTGTTCTGGTTCTCCCAACTCTCCGATGTCCTCCCCAACCACCTGGTCTCCTACGACGACGAACGCATCCCCGCCGAGGTACGCGGCCGCGCGCTGCTGGTGCGGAAGCTGGCGATGCTGCCGTTCGAAGCCGTCGCCCGCGGCTATCTCACCGGCACCGGCCTCGCCGACTACCGCGCGACCGGCACCGTCTGCGGTGTCGAACTTCCCCCCGGCCTGACCGAGTCCGCCAAGCTCCCCGAGCCGATCTTCACCCCCGCGACCAAGGCCGATCACGGGTCGCACGACGAGAACATCGCGTTCTCAGACGTCGTCGGGCAGCTCGGCCGTGAACGCGCCGAAGAAGTCCGCGAGGCGACACTGGCGGTGTATCGCCGCGGCGCGGAATTCGCCGCCGAACGCGGCATCCTGCTCGCGGACACGAAACTCGAATTCGGCATCGACCCGGACGGGAACCTCGTGCTCGCCGACGAAGTCCTGACCCCGGATTCGTCGCGCTACTGGCCGGCGGCCGGGCGCACCCCGGACAGCCCGCTCCCGTCGTTCGACAAGCAGCCGCTGCGCGACTGGCTGACCGGTCCCGCGTCGGGCTGGCACCGGCTGGAGAGACCCGAGCCGCCACCGCTGCCCGACGAGATCGTCACCGCCACCAGGGCGAGGTACATCGACGCCTACGAACGCATCACCGGCTGTTCGCTCGATGACTGGCCCAGCTGA
- a CDS encoding amino acid ABC transporter ATP-binding protein: MTAAVRSSSVELRDIHVSFGTLEVLKGVNLKVEKGRTTCIVGPSGSGKSTLLRCVNRLQEPDSGDLLLGGESVISADPDALRQRVGMVFQHFNLFGHRSVLDNITLPLRSVRKLGKEEAAEIAHARLAEVGLADKAPYRPSALSGGQQQRVAIARALAMEPEVMLFDEATSALDPELVKGVLNLMAGLAERGLTLLVVTHEMGFARSVADEVAFMDAGKIVEHDAPEAIFDAPQSERLQRFLSQVL; this comes from the coding sequence ATGACCGCCGCTGTCCGTTCTTCCAGTGTCGAACTCCGCGACATCCACGTCTCCTTCGGCACCCTCGAAGTGCTCAAGGGCGTGAACCTCAAGGTCGAAAAGGGCCGCACGACCTGCATCGTCGGCCCGTCCGGTTCGGGCAAGTCGACGCTGCTGCGCTGCGTGAACCGGTTGCAGGAACCCGACTCGGGAGACCTGCTGCTCGGCGGTGAGAGCGTCATCTCCGCCGACCCGGACGCGCTGCGCCAGCGGGTCGGGATGGTGTTCCAGCACTTCAACCTGTTCGGGCACCGCAGCGTGCTGGACAACATCACCCTGCCGCTGCGCAGCGTGCGGAAACTCGGCAAGGAGGAGGCGGCGGAGATCGCGCACGCCCGCCTCGCCGAGGTCGGCCTCGCCGACAAGGCGCCGTACCGGCCGAGCGCGCTTTCCGGCGGGCAGCAGCAGCGGGTCGCGATCGCGCGGGCGCTCGCGATGGAGCCCGAGGTCATGCTGTTCGACGAGGCGACCAGCGCGCTGGACCCGGAGCTGGTCAAGGGCGTGCTCAACCTCATGGCGGGGCTGGCCGAGCGCGGTTTGACGCTGCTCGTGGTCACCCACGAGATGGGTTTCGCGCGCAGCGTGGCCGACGAGGTCGCGTTCATGGACGCCGGGAAGATCGTCGAGCATGACGCTCCGGAAGCGATCTTCGACGCTCCGCAGAGCGAGCGGCTTCAGCGCTTCCTGTCCCAGGTGCTCTGA
- a CDS encoding DUF418 domain-containing protein: protein MKSLPTSERVLAPDLARGFALLLVALAHTASIFLGNSPGVDQTPQGLERPYFVGLFVFVHACALPLFGMMLGYGMVQFADRQLALGESWPRTRGVLLRRHAWLLVFGAVDGVLFFSGDVLGAYGVIGVVFTLLLLRRSKGFYRLPAFYLVFALCYLSVLMYLVLSGNSGDAPVPSPEDKSSLAPTYGDALGERLVEWPSITMVLLPSILFVWVGAWAAKKRFLEEPNRKILLVGVFGGFGVAIAGALPMGLFAGDYLGFDTDTAGFAKLLYEGAGVFGAIGYLSLFGLIGMAVGKRRRGVVVTAISALGQRTLSAYLFQSVAWLILAPPFMLGLGGQEKDPTFVAAACGLGVWLLSVVVAYWMHRKGYRGPAEILVRKLAYR, encoded by the coding sequence ATGAAGTCGTTGCCGACCAGTGAGCGAGTGCTCGCACCGGATCTGGCCAGGGGTTTCGCACTGTTGCTCGTCGCGCTGGCGCATACCGCGAGCATCTTCCTCGGCAACTCGCCGGGGGTCGATCAGACGCCGCAGGGCCTGGAACGGCCGTACTTCGTGGGGCTGTTCGTCTTCGTGCACGCGTGCGCGTTGCCGCTGTTCGGCATGATGCTCGGTTACGGGATGGTGCAGTTCGCGGATCGCCAGCTGGCGCTAGGCGAGTCGTGGCCCCGGACGCGGGGCGTCCTGCTCCGGAGGCACGCGTGGTTGCTGGTCTTCGGCGCCGTCGACGGGGTGCTGTTCTTCTCCGGTGACGTGCTCGGCGCGTATGGCGTCATCGGTGTCGTGTTCACCCTGCTGCTCCTGCGGCGCAGCAAGGGTTTCTACCGGCTTCCGGCCTTTTACCTGGTTTTCGCCCTTTGCTACCTCTCCGTGCTGATGTACCTGGTGCTCAGCGGGAACTCCGGCGACGCGCCCGTCCCGTCACCCGAGGACAAGTCCTCCCTGGCGCCGACGTACGGCGACGCCCTGGGAGAACGCCTGGTGGAATGGCCGTCGATCACGATGGTCCTGCTGCCGTCGATCCTCTTCGTCTGGGTGGGCGCCTGGGCCGCGAAGAAGCGCTTCTTGGAGGAGCCGAACCGGAAGATCCTCCTCGTCGGCGTGTTCGGCGGCTTCGGCGTCGCGATCGCGGGCGCCCTGCCGATGGGTCTCTTCGCCGGCGACTACCTCGGGTTCGACACCGACACCGCCGGGTTCGCCAAGCTGCTGTACGAGGGTGCGGGCGTGTTCGGCGCGATCGGCTACCTCAGCCTGTTCGGCCTCATCGGCATGGCTGTCGGCAAACGACGTCGCGGCGTGGTCGTCACCGCGATCTCCGCCCTCGGGCAGCGCACGCTGAGCGCGTACCTGTTCCAGTCGGTGGCGTGGCTGATCCTGGCGCCCCCGTTCATGCTGGGCCTCGGCGGCCAGGAGAAAGACCCGACGTTCGTGGCGGCCGCCTGCGGACTCGGCGTGTGGCTGCTCTCGGTCGTCGTCGCGTACTGGATGCACCGGAAGGGCTACCGCGGCCCGGCGGAGATCCTGGTGCGGAAACTCGCCTATCGCTAA